The following is a genomic window from Bacillus sp. 2205SS5-2.
ACAAGGTGCGGATGCAGCTAACAAAGCTCAAGCAGAAGCAGAGGCAGCAGGTAAGATCATTGTCAAAGATTCAATTGCTGATATCTTCTTACAACAAATTTTAACTCGTCCGAAAGAGTTCGATGTTGTGGCTACCATGAACCTAAACGGAGACTACATTTCTGACGCCTTAGCTGCACAAGTTGGTGGAATTGGGATTGCTCCAGGAGCAAACATAAACTACGAAACGGGACATGCAATCTTTGAAGCTACGCATGGTACAGCTCCGAAGTATGCTGGTTTAGATAAAGTTAATCCGTCTTCAGTAATTCTTTCAGGTGTATTACTTCTTGAACACTTAGGTTGGACGGAAGCGGCGAGTTTAATTACTGCATCGATGGAAAAAACAATTGCCTCAAAAGTGGTCACTTATGATTTTGCTCGATTAATGGATGGTGCAACGGAAGTTAAAGCATCTGAGTTTGGAACTGCACTTATCGAAAACCTATAAAAATATAACAAAAGCTGCTCTGTACTAGTAGATGTGCGGGCAGCTACTACATATTTAACGAAAATAAGGGGGAGATACTTGTGACAATCAAACGTAAAAAGGTTTCAGTCATTGGTGGAGGATTTACGGGAGCCACAACGGCATTCATGCTAGCACAAAAAGAGCTTGGGGATGTTGTTTTAGTTGATATTCCTCAGATGGAAAACCCTACTAAGGGTAAAGCTCTGGATATGTTAGAGGCTGCCCCTGTTCAAGGATTTGATGCTAATATTATTGGAACTTCTAACTATGAAGACACAAAAGATTCCGATATTGTTGTGATTACAGCTGGTATTGCACGTAAACCAGGAATGAGCCGGGATGACTTGGTTCAAACAAATCAAAAAATTATGCGATCTGTTGCGCAAGAAATCGTTAAATATTCTCCAGAATGTTATATTATCGTGTTAACGAATCCCGTAGATGCGATGACCTATACAGTTTTTCAAGAATCTGGATTTCCTAAACATCGCGTAATTGGTCAATCTGGCGTATTAGATACAGCTCGTTTCCGTACGTTTGTTGCACAAGAGTTAAACCTATCTGTCAAAGATGTGACAGGATTCGTTTTAGGTGGACATGGTGACGATATGGTCCCACTTGTACGGTATTCTTATGCAGGTGGAATTCCCCTAGAGAAATTAATCTCTGAAGAACGTTTAAAGGCTATTGTTGAGCGTACAAGAAAAGGTGGTGGTGAAATCGTAGGCCTACTAGGAAACGGTAGTGCCTACTACGCACCAGCAGCTTCCATTGTTGAAATGTGTGAAGCTATTCTAAAAGATCAACGTCGTGTGATACCTGCAATTGCTTACCTTGAAGGAGAATATGGTTTTGATGGAATATATTTAGGCGTTCCGACCATTCTTGGTGGAAACGGAATTGAAGAAATTATTGAACTTGAGCTAACTGACGAAGAGAAAGTTGCTCTTCAACGTTCCGCAGATTCGGTGAAAAATGTAATGGAAACTCTTGCCCAATAAATAAAAAAGCTGCTCCACGTCTATCGTGGAGCAGCTTTTTTAAAATCTCTATTTTAGAAACCTTGTTGTTAACGCCAGGAAAGCTATGAATAAGAATTTTTCATCTCTGTCTCCAATCTATGAATGGTAGAGCATTAAATCGTCAATACCATCTCTTATTTTGGCAGTGCATAGTCCCGAAAAATATGAAATGTTGCTCCAAAATCTATCGCTGTTACCGTTTATGGACTTCACTGAAAAGCAAAACTCTTTGCGAAAACAGTCTTAATTATTAGTAAAGTCTTCTTGTTACAAGCAATTGTATAATGCATGAATAAAAATAAACTTCTTCGTTTATCTTATTGTATAGAAAGGCTGTTTTCGTAAAGTTTGTTGCTTTTCGAATCAGGTTATAATCTATGATATAGCTTAGTTTCGAGCATCATTTCGTCTGTTTTTGATGGGAATCAACAGTGGGAAGGATTATTTAGTCAAAAATCAGATGAAATAACCACAATGTATACGAAAAGATCCTACATAAAAGAATCCCTTATCGAATTTTTAAAGCCCGATAGTAGGCGGTTAGGGACTCGGGCATTTGTCAACCCACTACGTGAATCAAGATTCACTGCGTGTTTTGCCAGATGCCTGCCGTCCCTAAACAGCCGTTTTCGCTTTTCGTGTCCAGCTACAGTGGCTTGAGGCTCGGGTCAAATGAATAACTCTCCAGTGATGCAGGCATCACCTACGAGCTCTTCATTTGCCTGTCGCCTCAGGGCGAGCCACTTTCGCTTTTCGTTGAATAGTGGCGGGTTTCGTGGTATGATAGTGAAAAGTCAGAATAATACAGATATTCACTATAGATATTTGTAAACGTTTACATAATGTTAGGGGTGCGTTCAATGTTACTTGGGAAGAAAAAAAAACTAGGTAGAATGATAAGTGAAATGGGTGTAGGAGAAAAATTAACTCTTACAGAAAAAATGGAAGATAGAGATTTACTTCTCTACCTTGGATTAACAAATGATGCGAACCCATTATACATTCAACATGACTATGCATCGCAAACTCCGTTTAAGAAACCGATTGTACCTTCTATAATGCTAAATGGAATCATTCATTCAGCTGTATCAAAGTACCTGCCTGGTCCAGGAGCGCACGTTATGGGAATGGACATGGATTATCCCGTACCAGTCTATCATTATGGGACGGTTCATTTCTTATTTACGGTAAGTGCAATTGACATTGAATCTCATCTTATTACGATAGATGTTCAAGGGGAAAATGAAGACGAAGAGGTAGTTGTTAGAGGGAATATACGAGTATGCCCTCCTCACAAGAAACAGAAAATGAGTGCCCATATATTAGA
Proteins encoded in this region:
- the mdh gene encoding malate dehydrogenase, with the protein product MTIKRKKVSVIGGGFTGATTAFMLAQKELGDVVLVDIPQMENPTKGKALDMLEAAPVQGFDANIIGTSNYEDTKDSDIVVITAGIARKPGMSRDDLVQTNQKIMRSVAQEIVKYSPECYIIVLTNPVDAMTYTVFQESGFPKHRVIGQSGVLDTARFRTFVAQELNLSVKDVTGFVLGGHGDDMVPLVRYSYAGGIPLEKLISEERLKAIVERTRKGGGEIVGLLGNGSAYYAPAASIVEMCEAILKDQRRVIPAIAYLEGEYGFDGIYLGVPTILGGNGIEEIIELELTDEEKVALQRSADSVKNVMETLAQ
- a CDS encoding MaoC/PaaZ C-terminal domain-containing protein; translation: MLLGKKKKLGRMISEMGVGEKLTLTEKMEDRDLLLYLGLTNDANPLYIQHDYASQTPFKKPIVPSIMLNGIIHSAVSKYLPGPGAHVMGMDMDYPVPVYHYGTVHFLFTVSAIDIESHLITIDVQGENEDEEVVVRGNIRVCPPHKKQKMSAHILENF